In one window of Erinaceus europaeus chromosome 17, mEriEur2.1, whole genome shotgun sequence DNA:
- the TRPM5 gene encoding transient receptor potential cation channel subfamily M member 5 → MATGGRAAGEVRAVRTDDPSQNPHSSGDGSSWPEAPGVGEFPVREAGGTGATGRGQGLSRGDIDFGGCGKNRGKFVKVPSSMAASALFDLLLNEWRLPAPSLVVSLVGEEQACPVRARLRDTLRRGLVKAAQSTGAWILTSALRVGLARHVGQAVRDHSLASTSSRARVVTVGLASLDRVLHRQLLDPVPEDSPVHYPEDGGGSPGPLSALDSNHSYFILVEPGPGGQDGATELLLRLEKQFSQRTGYGGAGGSMEIPVLCLLINGDPSTLERISRAVEHEAPWLVLAGSGGVADVLAALLGQPQLLLPPVAEKQFREKFPGERFSREDVLHWTQLLQKIAAHQHLLTVYDFEQEGSEELDTIILRALLKACKSQSQEARNYLDKLRLAVAWDRVDMAKSEIFSGDVEWKSRDLEEVLMDALVGDKPEFVRLLVDSGADVADFLTYGRLQRLYRAAPPKGLLFRLLQRKHEEGRLTLGLGAPREPPAPAFSLHDVSRLLKDFLQDACRGLYQVGGARSPERGPARRPGGQKWQLDLNQKSEKPWRDLFLWAVLQSRHEMATYFWAMGQEGVAGALAACKIQKEMAHLERDAQAGRALREAKYEQLALDLFSECYANSEDLAFALLVRRNRGWSRTTCLHLATEADTKAFFAHDGVQAFLTRIWWGDMASGTPILRLLGAFLCPALIYTNLITFREEAPLRPGPEESPELHSLDPEKELLRGPGAKEPAPDHRAPGGRGPQAIFLLTRWRQFWGAPVTVFLGNVVMYFAFLFLFTYVLLVDFRPPPQGPSGPEVSLYFWVFTLVLEEIRQGFFTDEDTHLVKKFTLYVEDNWNKCDMVAIFLFIVGVSCRMLPAVFEAGRTVLAIDFMVFTLRLIHIFAIHKQLGPKIIIVERMMKDVFFFLFFLSVWLVAYGVTTQALLHPHDGRLEWIFRRVLYRPYLQIFGQIPLDEIDEARVNCSLHPRLLEDSPSCPNLYANWLVIVLLVAFLLVTNVLLMNLLIAMFSYTFQVVQGNADTFWKFQRFHLIVEYHERPALAPPLILLSHLSLLLKGLLHGGAPRKRARLERELPEPLDQRVVTWEAVQRESLLGRLERGRRERPEQLLAKTAHRVDLLAQHLAGLREQDKHIRGLQSQVTYCTMLLSSVAEALAQRGPPGSAAHGGQGGGTESPEAGRPPSDP, encoded by the exons GACGATCCCAGCCAGAACCCCCACAGCAGCGGGGACGGGAGCAGCTGGCCCGAGGCACCTGGCGTAGG GGAGTTCCCCGTGAGGGAGGCTGGGGGCACCGGTGCCACCGGGAGGGGGCAGGGCCTGAGCCGAGGGGACATCGACTTCGGAGGCTGTGGGAAGAACCGAGGAAAG TTCGTGAAGGTGCCCAGCAGCATGGCGGCCTCAGCACTCTTTGACCTCCTGCTGAATGAGTGGCGCCTGCCTGCGCCCAGCCTGGTGGTGTCACTGGTGGGCGAGGAACAGGCCTGCCCCGTGCGGGCACGGCTCCGGGACACACTGCGCAGGGGCCTGGTCAAGGCTGCCCAGAGCACAG GTGCCTGGATCCTGACGAGCGCCCTACGGGTGGGCCTGGCCCGCCACGTGGGGCAGGCGGTGCGTGACCACTCTCTGGCCAGCACGTCCTCCAGGGCCCGCGTGGTGACTGTCGGCCTGGCCTCGCTGGACCGTGTGCTGCACCGCCAGCTACTGGACCCCGTGCCG GAGGACAGTCCCGTCCACTACCCTGAGGATGGCGGGGGCAGCCCGGGCCCCCTGAGTGCCCTGGACAGCAACCACTCCTACTTCATCCTGGTGGAGCCGGGGCCCGGGGGCCAGGACGGGGCCACGGAGCTGCTGCTTCGGCTGGAGAAGCAGTTCTCACAGAGGACCGGCTACGGGG GTGCCGGCGGCAGCATGGAGATCCCCGTGCTCTGTCTGCTTATTAACGGTGACCCCAGCACCCTGGAG AGGATCTCCAGGGCCGTGGAGCACGAGGCCCCGTGGCTGGTGCTGGCCGGCTCGGGGGGTGTGGCCGACGTGCTGGCCGCCCTCCTGGGTCAGCCCCAGCTCCTGCTACCTCCCGTGGCCGAGAAGCAGTTCCGGGAGAAGTTCCCGGGGGAGCGCTTCTCTCGGGAGGACGTCCTGCACTGGACCCAGCTG CTGCAGAAGATCGCCGCCCACCAGCATCTGCTGACCGTCTACGACTTCGAGCAGGAGGGCTCTGAGGAGCTGGACACGATCATCCTCCGGGCACTGCTCAAGG cctgCAAGAGCCAAAGCCAAGAGGCTCGGAACTACCTGGACAAGCTCAGGCTGGCCGTGGCCTGGGACCGCGTGGACATGGCCAAGAGCGAGATCTTCAGTGGAGACGTGGAGTGGAAG TCCCGGGACCTGGAGGAGGTGCTGATGGACGCCCTGGTCGGCGACAAGCCCGAGTTCGTGCGCCTGCTGGTGGACAGTGGGGCGGACGTGGCGGACTTCCTGACTTACGGACGGCTGCAGCGGCTGTACCGCGCGGCGCCCCCCAAGGGGCTGCTCTTCCGCCTGCTGCAGCGCAAGCACGAGGAGGGCCGCCTGACGCTGGGGCTAGGGGCGCCCCGGGAGCCCCCCGCGCCCGCCTTCTCCCTGCACGACGTGTCGCGCCTGCTCAAGGACTTCTTGCAGGATGCCTGCCGCGGGCTGTACCAGGTGGGCGGGGCCAGGTCGCCG GAGCGGGGTCCAGCCCGGCGGCCCGGCGGCCAGAAGTGGCAGCTGGACTTGAACCAGAAGAGCGAGAAGCCGTGGCGGGACCTGTTCCTGTGGGCGGTGCTGCAGAGCCGCCACGAGATGGCCACCTACTTCTGGGCCATG GGCCAGGAGGGTGTGGCCGGGGCCCTGGCCGCCTGCAAGATCCAGAAGGAGATGGCGCACCTGGAGCGCGATGCCCAGGCCGGCCGCGCGCTGCGCGAGGCCAAGTACGAGCAGCTGGCCCTGG acctCTTCTCCGAGTGCTATGCCAACAGCGAGGACCTGGCCTTCGCCCTGCTGGTGCGCCGGAACCGCGGCTGGAGCAGAACCACCTGCCTGCACCTGGCCACGGAGGCCGACACCAAGGCCTTCTTCGCCCACGATGGGGTGCAG GCTTTCCTGACCAGGATCTGGTGGGGGGACATGGCCTCGGGGACACCCATCCTGCGGCTGCTGGGCGCCTTCCTCTGCCCCGCCCTTATCTACACCAACCTCATCACTTTCAG GGAGGAGGCCCCTCTGCGGCCGGGCCCGGAGGAGTCGCCGGAGCTGCACAGCCTGGACCCAGAGAAGGAGCTGCTCCGCGGCCCAGG ggcgaAGGAGCCAGCCCCCGACCACAGGGCTCCGGGCGGCCGTGGCCCACAGGCGATCTTCCTGCTGACACGCTGGCGCCAGTTTTGGGGCGCACCCGTGACCGTGTTCCTGGGGAACGTGGTCATGTACtttgcctttctcttcctcttcaccTACGTCCTGCTGGTGGACTTCAGGCCGCCTCCCCAGGGCCCCTCGGGGCCTGAGGTCTCTCTCTACTTCTGGGTCTTCACGCTGGTGCTGGAGGAGATCCGGCAG GGCTTCTTCACCGACGAGGACACACACCTGGTGAAGAAGTTCACGCTGTACGTGGAGGACAACTGGAACAAGTGTGACATGGTGGCCATCTTCCTGTTCATCGTGGGGGTCAGCTGCAG GATGCTGCCAGCTGTGTTCGAGGCTGGACGCACGGTGCTAGCCATCGACTTCATGGTGTTCACGCTACGTCTTATTCACATCTTTGCCATCCACAAGCAGCTGGGCCCCAAGATCATCATCGTGGAGCGGATG ATGAAGGacgtcttcttcttcctcttcttcctgagCGTGTGGCTGGTGGCCTACGGGGTGACCACGCAGGCCCTGTTGCATCCGCACGACGGCCGCCTGGAGTGGATCTTCCGCCGCGTGCTCTACCGGCCCTACCTGCAGATCTTCGGGCAGATCCCGCTGGACGAGATAGACG aggcccgCGTCAACTGCTCCCTGCACCCGCGGCTGCTGGAGGACTCCCCCTCCTGCCCCAACCTCTACGCCAACTGGCTGGTCATCGTCCTGCTGGTGGCCTTCCTGCTGGTGACCAACGTGCTGCTCATGAACCTGCTCATCGCCATGTTCAG CTACACGTTCCAGGTGGTGCAGGGCAACGCGGACACGTTCTGGAAGTTCCAGCGTTTCCACCTGATCGTGGAGTACCACGAGCGGCCGGCGCTGGCGCCCCCCCTCATCCTGCTCAGCCACCTCAGCCTGCTGCTCAAGGGGCTGCTCCACGGGGGCGCGCCCAGGAAGCGGGCGCGCCTGG AGCGGGAGCTGCCGGAGCCGCTGGACCAGAGGGTGGTGACGTGGGAGGCCGTGCAGAGGGAGAGCCTGCTGGGCCGGCTGGAGCGGGGGCGGCGGGAACGGCCAGAGCAGCTGCTGGCCAAGACGGCACACAG GGTGGACCTGCTGGCACAGCACCTCGCGGGGCTGAGGGAGCAGGACAAGCACATCCGAGGCCTGCAGTCCCAG GTCACCTACTGCACCATGCTCCTGTCCTCCGTGGCCGAGGCGCTGGCCCAGCGCGGGCCTCCCG GGTCTGCCGCCCACGGAGGGCAGGGGGGTGGCACGGAGTCCCCGGAGGCCGGCCGGCCGCCCTCGGACCCCTGA
- the TSSC4 gene encoding U5 small nuclear ribonucleoprotein TSSC4: MAEAEAEAEAGPRLERRQVLPWDSDSDSDADAGPQPPARAPRPPAARPFRLRGASLTFSRRSRRIFDGLEGAARRTPGTTDPGPGPRAPPVPDYVAHPERWTRYSLDASARAREPPPPAAPAQDTAGAGRVRFRPGAGPRRKPGGGRAGGAAVRLPHLSGPEPEEAGAQGSEGSEAAGTTGTAETVETTGAAQTTGTVQTTGTVQTTGAAQTTGTAGAVQTTGAAQTTGTAGTVQTTGAAQTTGTAGAVQTTGAAQTTGTAGTVQTTGAAQTTGTGGSHFRGGRKRSREHLRHQSDAGD, encoded by the coding sequence AtggcggaggcggaggcggaggcggaggcggggCCGCGGCTGGAGCGGCGCCAAGTTCTGCCCTGGGACTCGGACTCGGACTCGGACGCGGACGCCGGCCCCCAGCCCCCGGCCCgcgccccccgcccgcccgcgGCCCGGCCCTTCCGCCTGCGCGGCGCCAGCCTCACCTTCTCCCGGCGCAGCCGCCGCATCTTCGACGGCCTGGAGGGGGCGGCGCGGCGGACCCCGGGCACGACcgaccccggccccggcccccggGCGCCCCCCGTCCCCGACTACGTGGCCCACCCCGAGCGCTGGACCCGGTACAGCCTGGACGCCTCGGCCCGGGCCCGGGAGccgcccccgcccgccgccccgGCCCAGGACACCGCGGGCGCGGGCCGGGTGCGGTTCCGGCCGGGCGCGGGGCCGCGGAGGAAGCCGGgcggggggcgggcgggcggggcggctGTGCGGCTGCCCCACCTGTCTGGCCCCGAACCCGAGGAGGCGGGCGCGCAGGGCAGCGAGGGCAGCGAGGCCGCCGGGACCACCGGGACCGCCGAGACCGTCGAGACCACCGGGGCCGCCCAGACCACCGGGACCGTCCAGACCACCGGGACCGTCCAGACCACCGGGGCCGCCCAGACCACCGGGACCGCCGGGGCCGTCCAGACTACCGGGGCCGCCCAGACCACCGGGACCGCCGGGACCGTCCAGACCACCGGGGCCGCCCAGACCACCGGGACCGCCGGGGCCGTCCAGACTACCGGGGCCGCCCAGACCACCGGGACCGCCGGGACCGTCCAGACCACCGGGGCCGCCCAGACCACCGGGACTGGCGGCTCCCACTTCCGCGGCGGCAGGAAGCGCAGCAGGGAGCACCTGCGACACCAGAGCGACGCGGGGGACTGA